The proteins below are encoded in one region of Ferroplasma acidiphilum:
- a CDS encoding pyridoxal-phosphate dependent enzyme, which produces MRTVCFNGHPRLEHELRCRQCNEPFEIVPEGKFYDDMDKNFDYISRWVTLGEVRTPVVKINNDLSFKLDYFSPTYSYKDRGTRNLISYISSRRNELNIEMINEDSSGNAGSSIAAYGISAGFKTNIYVPSNANPAKLKQIESYGAHIIKVDGSRDHVQEEAEHAEGFYASHILNPEFRDGIRTLAYEIFLQGKMPDNIFVPISAGTLLSGLYSGLTHLYNSGEISKVPVIVGVQPENISPVCSFINGEKYDPDNNLSSIADALVAKRPVLMNKMIKIMNDGNRCISVSENEIITARKDLALKGFYAEYSSATVFAAYRKFNFEGSSLLVLTGNGLKN; this is translated from the coding sequence ATGCGCACAGTTTGTTTTAACGGCCATCCACGGCTCGAGCACGAGTTAAGATGCAGGCAATGCAATGAACCATTTGAGATTGTTCCTGAAGGAAAATTTTACGATGATATGGATAAAAATTTTGATTATATCTCCAGATGGGTGACCCTGGGCGAAGTCAGGACACCGGTTGTCAAAATTAATAATGATCTTTCATTTAAACTGGATTACTTTTCACCAACTTATTCATACAAGGATCGTGGTACAAGAAATCTGATTTCCTATATATCATCAAGGAGAAATGAACTTAATATAGAAATGATCAATGAAGATTCTTCCGGGAATGCAGGTTCTTCAATAGCAGCATATGGAATAAGTGCAGGCTTTAAAACTAATATTTACGTTCCTTCAAATGCAAATCCGGCCAAACTGAAACAGATTGAAAGTTATGGGGCTCATATAATCAAGGTAGATGGATCAAGGGACCATGTGCAGGAAGAAGCAGAACATGCGGAAGGATTCTATGCTTCCCATATATTAAACCCGGAATTCAGGGATGGCATCAGGACACTTGCCTATGAAATATTCCTTCAGGGCAAAATGCCTGACAATATATTCGTACCAATATCAGCAGGCACATTGCTTTCAGGGCTATATAGCGGCTTAACCCATCTTTATAATTCCGGAGAAATAAGTAAAGTACCTGTAATAGTTGGTGTCCAGCCGGAGAATATTTCGCCTGTATGCTCATTCATAAACGGAGAAAAATATGATCCTGACAATAACCTTTCATCCATAGCCGATGCTCTAGTAGCAAAACGCCCTGTACTGATGAATAAAATGATTAAAATTATGAATGATGGCAACAGGTGCATTTCTGTATCCGAAAATGAAATAATAACAGCAAGAAAAGACCTTGCATTGAAAGGGTTTTATGCAGAATACAGTTCGGCTACTGTATTCGCAGCATACAGAAAATTCAATTTTGAAGGGTCGTCACTCCTAGTACTTACCGGAAATGGATTAAAAAATTAG
- a CDS encoding ArsR/SmtB family transcription factor: protein MDEDLWSILIALENNTRREMLKTLANYNSYGLELSRMIGVSQQAINKQLEILEKLGLICTDGSIPSTMGPPRKVYRSMGFSTIIIDYSKNFMKIKKMDIDYGDENIEGNNSDLVNKLNNLNGEIDKIDRERNLLSSKKDAIIGMLKERASGFDNFYRKVIYGYLETMDISIVAHNMGIPEELVKGIVDKFLQG, encoded by the coding sequence ATGGACGAGGATTTATGGTCTATTTTAATTGCACTGGAAAACAATACCAGGAGAGAAATGCTAAAAACACTGGCAAATTATAATTCCTATGGGCTCGAATTAAGCAGGATGATAGGGGTTTCACAGCAGGCCATCAATAAACAGCTTGAAATTCTGGAAAAACTTGGATTGATATGTACAGATGGAAGCATACCATCAACCATGGGGCCACCGCGGAAAGTTTACAGGTCAATGGGATTCTCAACCATAATTATAGATTATTCAAAAAATTTTATGAAAATTAAGAAAATGGATATTGATTATGGAGACGAAAATATTGAAGGGAATAATTCTGATCTTGTCAATAAATTAAATAATTTAAATGGTGAAATAGACAAAATCGACAGGGAAAGAAATTTGCTGTCATCGAAAAAGGATGCAATAATAGGCATGTTAAAGGAGAGAGCCTCAGGCTTTGACAATTTCTACAGAAAGGTAATATACGGATATCTTGAAACTATGGATATATCAATTGTGGCTCACAATATGGGGATTCCTGAGGAGCTTGTTAAAGGGATTGTGGATAAATTTTTGCAGGGATAA
- the hsp20 gene encoding archaeal heat shock protein Hsp20 — protein MNGRRDDDWDDIFNDMYDEFGFDMKKINREIARFWESIMKGEPNSKIMGPYVYGFSYKMGPDGKPVFQEFGNVPRNGIGPKAEPQGGFREPLTDINEDKENVYITYELPGVEKNDIDLVVNENNIELKVDKGSRKYYKNIEFDREVDINSVIAKFTNGVLDITIKKVNNKSTGRAVKID, from the coding sequence ATGAATGGAAGAAGAGATGATGACTGGGATGATATATTTAACGACATGTATGATGAATTTGGCTTTGACATGAAGAAAATAAACAGGGAAATTGCCAGATTCTGGGAATCCATCATGAAAGGAGAACCGAACAGCAAAATTATGGGCCCATATGTATACGGATTCAGTTACAAGATGGGGCCAGATGGGAAACCTGTTTTCCAGGAATTCGGCAATGTGCCAAGAAATGGAATAGGGCCAAAAGCAGAGCCACAGGGAGGGTTCAGGGAGCCACTTACAGACATAAACGAAGACAAAGAAAATGTATACATCACATATGAATTGCCCGGTGTCGAGAAAAATGATATTGACCTGGTAGTAAACGAGAACAACATAGAACTTAAGGTGGACAAGGGGTCAAGGAAATATTATAAAAACATAGAATTCGACAGGGAAGTCGATATAAACAGTGTTATAGCTAAATTTACCAATGGCGTCCTGGATATAACAATTAAAAAAGTAAACAACAAAAGTACCGGCAGGGCAGTAAAAATCGATTAA
- a CDS encoding OsmC family protein, with translation MKVSFKFDSDVGFISDDGKRETKFKNSIVGNDEYHSPTELLLLAMGGCSSDDVLNILKKMKKEIKSYRCEVTGEKRDTDPKLLKYGEIHYIFEGDMDPESVKKAIDLSLEKYCSVSLTVKGAGIPVSYYYTINGQDYR, from the coding sequence ATGAAAGTATCGTTTAAGTTTGATAGTGATGTTGGGTTTATTTCAGATGATGGGAAGAGAGAAACTAAATTCAAAAATTCTATAGTAGGCAATGACGAATACCATTCACCTACAGAGCTCCTGCTTCTGGCAATGGGTGGATGCAGCAGTGATGATGTGCTCAATATCTTAAAAAAGATGAAAAAGGAAATTAAGAGTTATAGATGTGAGGTTACAGGAGAAAAAAGGGATACTGATCCAAAACTTTTAAAATATGGGGAAATACATTACATATTTGAAGGGGATATGGATCCGGAATCTGTGAAAAAGGCAATAGATCTGTCTCTGGAAAAATATTGCTCGGTATCGCTCACCGTGAAAGGCGCAGGTATTCCTGTTTCCTATTATTATACAATAAATGGGCAGGATTACCGCTAA